One genomic region from Streptomyces venezuelae encodes:
- a CDS encoding M64 family metallopeptidase, whose amino-acid sequence MRSARRGAMAAGVAVALAAVLAAAPGSAAADPTAPPTAGVEVEIPGPEHGTLAGSGHTHVPPEGRNRPASRLTATEAVADGEVAKMVDNGPTADRLDIVVVGDGYTAAELPRFHADAQQKWAELTAVEPYTTYRNLFNVWTVDAVSNQSGVSGDPSRDTLRDTALGSYFWCDDIERLLCIDQDKVDGYVAKAPEADLVLVLANSTKYGGAGYNERSEALGYEGISTASAGNEKSGQVAIHETGHSLGKLADEYFYADYPGYERYVGPEPADSNITTLTADDLADRGAKWHRWLGEQSPDGGTVGSYEGGGYYVTGLRRPTENSLMRTLGKPFNLPGVEAMIAGFYREARIASPVTATDRTLRSGDTAKALVPRLMGADGRQLTIRWYLDGREVKSLAGRTDVRVSGLALRLLDRRTHTLSLTAEDRTPSVRDRAIARTMRSTVSWTVRL is encoded by the coding sequence ATGCGTTCAGCACGACGCGGAGCCATGGCCGCCGGAGTGGCCGTCGCCCTCGCGGCCGTACTCGCCGCCGCACCCGGCAGCGCCGCCGCGGACCCGACGGCACCCCCCACGGCCGGAGTCGAGGTCGAGATACCCGGGCCGGAACACGGGACGCTCGCCGGATCCGGCCACACGCATGTGCCGCCGGAGGGCCGGAACCGGCCGGCCTCCCGCCTGACGGCGACCGAGGCGGTCGCCGACGGCGAGGTGGCCAAGATGGTCGACAACGGCCCCACCGCCGACCGGCTCGACATCGTCGTCGTCGGAGACGGCTACACCGCCGCCGAACTTCCCCGCTTCCACGCCGACGCCCAGCAGAAATGGGCCGAGCTGACGGCCGTCGAGCCGTACACGACCTACCGCAACCTCTTCAACGTCTGGACCGTCGACGCCGTCTCGAACCAGTCCGGCGTCTCCGGCGACCCCTCTCGCGACACCCTCCGGGACACGGCTCTCGGCTCGTACTTCTGGTGCGACGACATCGAGCGGCTGCTCTGCATCGACCAGGACAAGGTCGACGGATACGTGGCGAAGGCCCCCGAGGCCGATCTGGTGCTCGTCCTCGCCAACAGCACCAAGTACGGCGGCGCGGGCTACAACGAGCGCAGCGAGGCCCTCGGCTACGAGGGCATATCGACGGCCTCGGCGGGGAACGAGAAGTCCGGCCAGGTCGCGATCCACGAGACCGGCCACTCCCTGGGCAAGCTCGCCGACGAGTACTTCTACGCCGACTACCCGGGCTACGAGCGGTACGTGGGCCCCGAGCCCGCCGACTCCAACATCACCACCCTCACCGCCGACGACTTGGCCGACCGGGGTGCCAAGTGGCACCGCTGGCTCGGTGAGCAGTCTCCCGACGGCGGCACCGTCGGCTCGTACGAGGGCGGCGGCTACTACGTCACCGGGCTGCGGCGCCCCACCGAGAACTCCCTGATGCGCACCCTCGGCAAGCCCTTCAACCTGCCCGGAGTGGAGGCGATGATCGCCGGCTTCTACCGCGAGGCGCGCATCGCCTCCCCCGTCACGGCCACCGACCGCACCCTCCGCAGCGGCGACACCGCCAAAGCCCTCGTACCCCGGCTGATGGGTGCGGACGGGCGTCAGCTCACGATCCGCTGGTACCTCGACGGGCGGGAGGTGAAGTCCCTCGCGGGCCGCACCGACGTACGAGTCTCCGGCCTGGCCCTGCGGCTGCTCGACCGCCGGACGCACACGCTGTCCCTCACCGCCGAGGACCGCACGCCCTCGGTGCGGGACCGCGCCATCGCCCGGACGATGAGGTCCACGGTCAGCTGGACGGTCCGGCTCTGA
- a CDS encoding helix-turn-helix domain-containing protein — translation MDEPATIGHRVQRLRAQRGLTQRQLAEPSYTPAYISTLESGKVRPSETALRFLAERLGTSYEELATGRPAHLATELRLALTDAHQQLATGTADEAAVRYRRLLADAERLGLVPEQAEALLGLGDCALETGELVDAGHHFQAAERLLAEEPLPRRARAIRGRAVAHLLAGELRYACYLLESTIDELGASGLADPEALVILYAAVIGPYIDMGAHARAAHAAELALALAPQVDDPALVAGMHRQVARTFLAEGRTADADASLAKAQAIYQQLSLRTDLAHCHWMRGYVQAQNGELESAEKELRAARDMLNARRAALFTAQVEVELADVLRRLGRHGEASELLSAFLALGDRHGAVHAGGAHRLLGLIAEERGDSETAEEHYVMALGLLERSGASGDLADLCRLLGDLLRRSGRTEAALDAYRTGLGHRSLPGTTTLGPAPTAPAFPLH, via the coding sequence ATGGACGAACCGGCCACGATCGGCCACCGGGTACAGCGGCTGCGCGCCCAACGCGGGCTGACACAGCGCCAGTTGGCCGAACCCTCGTACACCCCCGCGTACATCTCGACGCTGGAGTCGGGCAAGGTCAGGCCCTCGGAGACCGCACTGCGCTTCCTTGCGGAGCGACTCGGTACGTCGTACGAGGAACTGGCCACCGGCCGCCCCGCGCACCTCGCCACCGAGCTGCGGCTCGCCCTCACCGACGCCCACCAGCAGCTGGCCACCGGGACGGCGGACGAGGCCGCCGTGCGCTACCGCCGGCTCCTCGCCGACGCGGAGCGCCTCGGACTCGTCCCCGAGCAGGCCGAGGCGCTGCTCGGGCTCGGCGACTGTGCCCTGGAGACCGGTGAACTGGTCGACGCGGGCCACCACTTCCAGGCCGCCGAGCGGCTCCTCGCCGAAGAGCCGCTGCCCCGCCGCGCACGCGCGATCCGGGGCCGTGCCGTCGCACACCTCCTGGCGGGGGAACTGCGCTACGCCTGCTACCTCCTCGAATCCACCATCGACGAGCTCGGAGCGAGCGGCCTGGCCGACCCCGAGGCGCTGGTCATCCTGTACGCCGCCGTGATCGGCCCGTACATCGACATGGGGGCACACGCCCGTGCCGCGCACGCCGCCGAGCTCGCCCTGGCGCTGGCTCCGCAGGTCGACGATCCGGCGCTGGTCGCGGGCATGCACCGGCAGGTGGCTCGCACCTTCCTCGCCGAGGGCCGCACGGCCGACGCCGACGCCTCACTGGCCAAGGCGCAGGCGATCTACCAGCAGCTGAGCCTGCGCACCGACCTCGCGCACTGCCACTGGATGCGCGGCTACGTCCAGGCTCAGAACGGCGAACTGGAGTCAGCCGAGAAAGAGTTGCGGGCCGCCCGGGACATGCTGAACGCCAGACGAGCGGCGCTGTTCACCGCTCAGGTGGAGGTGGAGTTGGCCGATGTGCTCCGGCGGCTCGGACGGCACGGCGAGGCCTCGGAACTGCTCTCCGCGTTTCTCGCACTGGGTGACCGGCACGGAGCGGTGCACGCGGGGGGTGCGCACCGGCTGCTCGGACTGATCGCCGAGGAGCGGGGGGACAGCGAGACCGCGGAGGAGCACTACGTCATGGCTCTGGGACTGCTGGAGCGCAGCGGCGCGAGTGGCGACCTCGCCGATCTGTGCCGTCTGCTGGGCGACCTCCTGCGCCGCAGCGGCCGCACCGAGGCCGCGCTGGACGCGTACCGCACGGGACTGGGCCATCGCTCGCTCCCCGGCACGACGACACTGGGGCCGGCTCCGACGGCCCCGGCGTTCCCGCTGCACTGA
- a CDS encoding SDR family NAD(P)-dependent oxidoreductase, with protein sequence MADQRVYLVTGGGTGIGAATAQSLARAGHRVAVSGRRPEPLRLVAEETGALPVPSDIGDPAAVASLVETVVGTYGRLDGLVLNAGIGRGGGVGEVTLDDWDEVMRTNLTGPFLLLRAALPHLLEARGAVVAVASVSALRNGVGNAAYATSKAALLQLCRSLAVDYGSAGLRANTVCPSWVRTDMADRRMNRFADEAGLDGNGLESAYEQVTRVLPAGRPGEPHEVAEAITWLLSPAASFVNGAVLTVDGGATALDPGTLGFQFRMEPRAQQS encoded by the coding sequence ATGGCGGACCAGCGGGTGTACCTGGTGACCGGGGGCGGAACGGGGATCGGGGCCGCGACCGCGCAGTCGTTGGCCCGGGCGGGACACAGGGTGGCGGTGTCCGGGCGCCGCCCCGAGCCGCTGCGGCTGGTCGCCGAGGAGACCGGCGCCCTGCCCGTGCCGTCGGACATCGGGGACCCCGCCGCGGTGGCCTCGCTCGTGGAGACGGTGGTCGGCACGTACGGGCGGCTCGACGGTCTGGTGCTGAACGCCGGCATCGGGCGAGGCGGCGGGGTGGGAGAGGTGACCCTGGACGACTGGGACGAGGTCATGCGGACCAACCTCACCGGTCCGTTCCTGCTGCTGCGCGCCGCGCTCCCCCACCTGCTCGAAGCCCGCGGCGCGGTGGTCGCGGTGGCCTCCGTGTCCGCCCTGCGCAACGGCGTCGGAAACGCCGCATACGCCACCTCCAAAGCGGCCCTGCTCCAGCTGTGCCGCTCGCTCGCGGTCGACTACGGGAGCGCGGGGCTGCGCGCCAACACCGTGTGCCCGAGCTGGGTGCGCACCGACATGGCCGACCGCCGGATGAACCGGTTCGCCGACGAGGCGGGCCTGGACGGGAACGGTCTGGAATCGGCGTACGAGCAGGTGACCCGGGTCCTGCCCGCCGGGCGGCCCGGTGAGCCGCACGAGGTCGCGGAAGCCATCACCTGGCTGCTGTCGCCCGCCGCGTCGTTCGTGAACGGGGCGGTGCTCACCGTCGACGGCGGCGCGACCGCACTCGACCCCGGCACCCTCGGCTTCCAGTTCCGGATGGAGCCACGCGCCCAGCAGTCCTGA
- a CDS encoding DoxX family protein: protein MSRAERPLVGLFTMEVSVFAVYVVLTVLTAAVLAYGACLDFVRHPSIAAIADRVSVPRTWMVPLGACLAAGSAGLLAGIAVPWIGTAAGVGLVLYFLGALGAHLRVGDLRIGGALVLLALSVAVLLLGIAVHGAE from the coding sequence GTGAGCAGGGCCGAACGCCCTCTCGTCGGGCTCTTCACCATGGAGGTTTCCGTGTTCGCCGTGTACGTCGTCCTCACCGTGCTCACCGCCGCAGTCCTCGCGTACGGCGCCTGTCTGGACTTCGTCCGGCACCCGTCGATCGCCGCGATCGCGGACCGGGTGAGCGTGCCGCGGACATGGATGGTGCCGTTGGGGGCATGTCTGGCGGCGGGTTCGGCCGGGCTGCTGGCGGGGATCGCCGTCCCGTGGATCGGGACGGCGGCAGGGGTGGGGCTGGTGCTGTACTTCCTCGGGGCGCTCGGCGCGCATCTGCGGGTCGGCGACCTCCGGATCGGCGGGGCGCTCGTCCTCCTGGCGCTGTCGGTCGCCGTACTCCTCCTGGGCATCGCGGTGCACGGGGCGGAATGA
- a CDS encoding LysR family transcriptional regulator: MDVDTRLLRYFAAVAQEGNLTRAAQRLFISQPALTKQIRQLETLLDVRLFTRSRAGMTLTEPGRALAAGVPGLLADWDRVRRETRSAASRAARVLRVGFLASAANELTPRITAAFAARRPGWRVDMRQAPWSDPTAGLAAGDVDAALLRLPFPGQDGLRTETLLTEDRWAVLPDDHPLADRAEIPFPALWDEPFVAAPPETGPWHDYWLAVDAREGRPVRIGAVTENPDDWLTAIANGYGIALAPASAARFYPRPGIVYRPVTGVAPTSVGVAWPPAADTDRVVQDFVRCCLQHRPPEEPDGTADAA; the protein is encoded by the coding sequence ATGGATGTGGACACCCGATTGCTCCGCTACTTCGCCGCCGTGGCCCAGGAGGGCAACCTCACCCGCGCCGCGCAACGGCTGTTCATCTCCCAGCCGGCGCTCACCAAACAGATCCGGCAGCTGGAAACGCTCCTCGACGTCCGGCTCTTCACGCGCTCCCGGGCCGGCATGACCCTCACCGAGCCCGGCCGCGCCCTCGCCGCCGGCGTCCCCGGCCTGCTCGCAGACTGGGACCGGGTGCGCCGCGAGACCCGGAGCGCTGCCTCGCGCGCCGCCCGTGTCCTGCGTGTCGGCTTCCTCGCAAGCGCCGCCAACGAGCTCACCCCGCGGATCACCGCCGCGTTCGCCGCCCGTCGGCCTGGCTGGCGCGTGGACATGCGCCAGGCGCCGTGGTCGGACCCCACCGCCGGTCTCGCCGCCGGGGACGTCGACGCCGCACTGCTCCGGCTCCCCTTCCCCGGCCAGGACGGCCTGCGGACCGAAACGCTGCTGACCGAGGACCGGTGGGCCGTCCTGCCCGACGACCACCCCCTGGCCGACCGTGCCGAGATCCCCTTCCCCGCACTGTGGGACGAACCCTTCGTCGCCGCCCCGCCCGAGACCGGCCCCTGGCACGACTACTGGCTGGCCGTCGACGCCCGCGAGGGCCGGCCCGTCCGCATCGGAGCCGTCACCGAGAACCCGGACGACTGGCTCACCGCCATCGCCAACGGCTACGGCATCGCCCTCGCCCCCGCGTCCGCCGCACGCTTCTACCCGCGCCCCGGCATCGTCTACAGGCCCGTCACCGGCGTCGCCCCGACCAGCGTCGGCGTCGCCTGGCCGCCCGCCGCCGACACCGACCGAGTCGTCCAGGACTTCGTCCGCTGCTGCCTGCAACACCGCCCGCCCGAGGAGCCGGACGGAACGGCTGATGCAGCATGA
- a CDS encoding SDR family NAD(P)-dependent oxidoreductase, with product MGRSRALGRLALLASARLCGIRVGVTATARDASAVLRAYPHEPDGLLTVNADVTEPEQLMAAVEAGLAEFGRIDIVANNAGYGLIGAIEEVSDKAARALFDVNVFGVLNTLRATLPTLRAQRSGHVLNIGSVGGFVTAPAAGLYGASKFALEGVSEALHGEPAPLGVRVTMVEPAGFRTDFLSSSGMQVEPASIADYVAGAGPVREALAGYDGHQPGDPVKAAKAIVDITQVAEPPLRLQLGADAIERVEARLDLVRRELGEWRHVALSTGT from the coding sequence ATCGGACGGTCACGTGCCCTCGGACGGTTGGCACTCCTCGCGAGTGCCCGCCTGTGCGGTATCCGGGTGGGAGTGACCGCCACGGCGAGGGATGCGTCAGCGGTGCTCCGGGCGTACCCGCACGAGCCGGACGGATTGCTGACGGTGAACGCGGACGTGACCGAGCCCGAGCAGCTGATGGCTGCGGTGGAGGCCGGCCTGGCAGAGTTCGGCCGGATCGACATCGTGGCCAACAACGCCGGTTACGGTCTCATCGGCGCGATCGAGGAGGTCTCTGACAAGGCCGCCCGGGCGCTGTTCGACGTCAACGTCTTCGGCGTGCTCAACACATTGCGGGCGACCCTGCCGACGTTGCGCGCCCAGCGTTCCGGACACGTCCTGAACATCGGCTCCGTGGGCGGCTTCGTCACCGCTCCGGCGGCGGGCTTGTACGGCGCGTCGAAGTTCGCCCTCGAAGGCGTCTCCGAGGCGCTTCACGGCGAGCCGGCCCCGCTCGGCGTCCGCGTCACGATGGTGGAGCCGGCTGGGTTTCGCACCGACTTCCTCAGCAGCTCGGGCATGCAGGTCGAACCGGCCTCCATCGCCGACTACGTCGCCGGCGCGGGGCCAGTGCGCGAGGCACTCGCCGGATACGACGGCCACCAGCCGGGCGATCCTGTGAAGGCCGCGAAAGCCATCGTCGACATCACACAGGTCGCCGAGCCGCCGCTGCGCCTGCAGCTGGGCGCGGACGCGATCGAGCGCGTCGAGGCGAGGCTGGATCTCGTACGACGTGAACTCGGCGAATGGCGCCACGTAGCCCTCTCCACCGGAACCTGA
- a CDS encoding GFA family protein: MSSTSPASDQPSPTVQAMCAEDTGGPRATAVVHEPDAIVRTGHCQCGDIAYRVTGAPDDPHLCSCEHETRISGGPAVLWVGFRKKSLTWTGPGGEPTWYATWPTLRRGFCPRCGTQLVSVADDSDMIMVTGFSLTDRRGIEPVGHSYRGDAVPWMSIALAPDPPRS, from the coding sequence ATGAGCAGCACCTCCCCCGCCTCCGACCAGCCGTCCCCGACCGTCCAGGCCATGTGCGCCGAAGACACCGGTGGCCCCCGGGCCACCGCCGTCGTACACGAGCCTGACGCGATCGTCCGGACGGGGCACTGCCAGTGCGGCGACATCGCCTATCGGGTCACAGGCGCCCCGGACGACCCCCACCTCTGCTCGTGCGAGCACGAGACACGCATCTCCGGCGGACCCGCCGTTCTGTGGGTCGGCTTCCGCAAGAAGTCCCTGACCTGGACCGGGCCCGGAGGCGAGCCGACCTGGTACGCGACCTGGCCGACCCTGCGCCGAGGCTTCTGCCCGCGCTGCGGAACGCAGCTCGTGTCCGTCGCCGATGACTCGGACATGATCATGGTGACCGGGTTCAGCCTCACCGACCGGCGCGGCATCGAACCCGTCGGCCACTCCTACCGCGGGGACGCCGTGCCCTGGATGAGCATCGCCCTCGCACCGGACCCACCACGCAGCTGA
- a CDS encoding NUDIX domain-containing protein, producing the protein MTTTSTPDELPGTSMTDEAYGALRASAALWAGTSVLITDRRGRVLVQHVDYLSTCLLPGGAVDPGEAPSRAAARELEEELGVTVTVDRGLAVDWVSRDSSSAPAAMRFPGEILYVYDGGTWDDEQTAAIRLPEREIESIEFVEPARLPDLMAPGDARRALSALRARINAAGAVLLEDGRPIAPTVLDQAGVLRTARAEHHLPFHPGPVPDGLLVCQSWGWMFAPDGRVLVLLEPDTGAACLPGGTPEPHDHGDLVATLRREAREEAEAGFVESVFLGYLSEPGKPYARVRYAAALGGVGPARTDPATGHTYTRILATPEQALELFDWGPPAANQLAAAHQARERLGIPAAVRRPVTELTAPTTW; encoded by the coding sequence ATGACGACCACGTCCACCCCTGACGAGCTGCCCGGCACGTCGATGACCGACGAGGCATACGGTGCCCTGCGCGCCTCTGCCGCCCTGTGGGCAGGCACCTCCGTGCTGATCACCGACCGACGAGGCCGGGTCCTGGTCCAGCACGTCGACTACCTCTCCACCTGCCTCCTGCCGGGCGGCGCCGTCGACCCCGGCGAAGCCCCCTCCCGCGCAGCCGCCCGCGAATTGGAGGAGGAGCTCGGCGTCACCGTGACCGTCGACCGGGGCCTCGCCGTCGACTGGGTCTCCCGCGACAGCTCCAGCGCGCCGGCCGCCATGCGATTCCCCGGCGAGATCCTCTACGTCTACGACGGCGGCACCTGGGACGACGAGCAGACCGCTGCCATCCGGCTGCCTGAACGCGAGATCGAGAGCATCGAGTTCGTCGAGCCTGCCCGCCTGCCGGACCTGATGGCTCCCGGCGACGCTCGCCGTGCGTTGTCCGCTCTCCGCGCGCGCATCAACGCCGCCGGCGCGGTCCTCCTGGAGGACGGCCGCCCGATCGCCCCCACCGTCCTCGACCAGGCCGGTGTCCTGCGCACCGCCAGGGCCGAGCACCATCTCCCGTTCCACCCCGGCCCGGTCCCGGACGGCCTCCTCGTATGCCAGTCCTGGGGCTGGATGTTCGCGCCGGACGGCCGCGTCCTCGTCCTCCTCGAGCCCGACACCGGGGCCGCCTGCCTCCCCGGCGGGACACCCGAACCCCACGACCATGGCGACCTCGTGGCCACTCTGCGCCGAGAAGCCCGCGAGGAGGCCGAAGCCGGATTCGTCGAGTCGGTGTTCCTCGGGTACCTCTCCGAGCCCGGCAAACCGTACGCACGCGTCCGGTACGCCGCTGCACTCGGCGGCGTCGGCCCGGCCAGGACCGATCCGGCCACCGGCCACACATACACCCGGATTCTGGCCACACCGGAGCAAGCCCTGGAGCTCTTCGACTGGGGCCCGCCGGCCGCCAACCAGCTCGCGGCCGCCCACCAGGCCCGCGAGCGCCTCGGCATCCCTGCGGCAGTACGCCGGCCCGTCACCGAACTCACCGCCCCCACGACCTGGTAG
- a CDS encoding GNAT family N-acetyltransferase: MTDHHSSASPTVVRLMKYSKADQTEILGDSADPFGVADAGLTWLPKKDHFGIRQEGRLVAHAGLLRLPLSIDGVDTQVVGVGGVAVAPDLRGHGLARSVVSAALDHARTMGPQWGLLFCRPPLVPLYRRLNWRPLEQDVHVEQPGGPVIMPLRTMWTPLRGGAHWPAGEVRLLSLPM; encoded by the coding sequence ATGACGGATCACCACTCTTCCGCATCGCCAACTGTGGTGCGGCTCATGAAGTATTCGAAGGCCGACCAGACCGAGATCCTCGGCGACAGCGCCGATCCCTTCGGCGTCGCGGACGCCGGGTTGACCTGGCTACCCAAGAAAGATCATTTCGGCATCAGGCAGGAGGGGCGCCTCGTCGCGCACGCCGGCCTGCTCCGACTCCCCCTGTCGATCGACGGCGTCGACACGCAGGTGGTGGGCGTCGGCGGGGTGGCTGTCGCTCCGGACCTGCGGGGCCACGGACTGGCTCGGTCCGTCGTATCGGCGGCCCTGGACCACGCACGGACGATGGGCCCACAGTGGGGGCTCCTCTTCTGCCGTCCACCCCTCGTCCCGCTCTACCGCCGACTCAACTGGCGACCGCTTGAGCAGGACGTCCACGTCGAACAACCCGGCGGGCCCGTGATCATGCCGCTGCGGACCATGTGGACGCCCCTGCGCGGCGGCGCGCATTGGCCTGCCGGAGAGGTCCGCCTGCTCTCGCTCCCCATGTGA
- a CDS encoding NUDIX domain-containing protein, translating into MTSTPPPPSFSRIKIRTGALVFCGDEVALIRRDRADSTHYTPPGGNVEHGEDLKVALGRELAEELLLDTALAEGGDLLWVVDQRVTRPGPTPPPRKLHLIYRFHISPDVRATLAEQELDELPDGSHETGVIEWIDYRKTAELPIFPPIGPALAALADPRAAVTDAALEAVTDATYTWV; encoded by the coding sequence ATGACAAGCACTCCGCCACCTCCGTCGTTCTCCCGGATCAAGATCCGCACCGGGGCCCTGGTGTTCTGTGGCGATGAAGTCGCCCTGATCCGCCGCGACCGCGCCGACTCCACCCACTACACACCGCCCGGCGGCAACGTCGAGCACGGCGAGGACCTCAAGGTCGCTCTCGGCCGTGAACTTGCCGAGGAACTCCTCCTCGACACTGCCCTCGCCGAAGGCGGGGACCTGCTCTGGGTTGTAGATCAGCGCGTCACCCGCCCCGGCCCCACTCCGCCTCCGCGCAAGCTCCACCTGATCTACCGCTTCCACATCAGCCCCGACGTTCGCGCCACGCTCGCCGAGCAGGAACTGGACGAGCTGCCCGATGGAAGCCACGAGACCGGCGTCATCGAGTGGATCGACTACCGCAAGACCGCCGAACTGCCGATCTTCCCGCCCATCGGCCCCGCACTCGCCGCCCTCGCCGACCCTCGCGCCGCTGTCACCGACGCAGCCCTCGAAGCCGTCACCGACGCGACCTACACCTGGGTGTGA
- a CDS encoding ABC transporter permease subunit yields MTAQTVSEPKVYATAVDSPARFRNLLTAEWIKLWSLRSTYWVLGVGAVAVTAINVNSARTNAERLAHQPELPPAPPPGFPAKPEMLFDPLAAAFVDPAWQLLMVIAGSVGALAVFGEYTTGLIRTTFAAVPARHAVMTAKAIVMAAVMLALGTSVAGTSFGVTQAILQDHHGMSFGDPGALRAVAASALLAPLCALAGMALGALIRHAAGTVVAVVGVLLMLPMLFMGETYRWVKEIGNAMPLTAWQALVQNPARDYTVDKYPVSVAEGWTVFGAWSLVAAFITVAVAHRRDV; encoded by the coding sequence ATGACCGCGCAGACGGTGTCCGAACCGAAGGTGTACGCGACCGCTGTCGACTCCCCCGCCCGGTTCCGCAATCTGCTCACCGCCGAGTGGATCAAGCTGTGGTCGCTCCGTTCCACCTACTGGGTCCTGGGGGTCGGCGCGGTGGCGGTCACCGCGATCAACGTGAACTCCGCCCGGACCAATGCCGAGCGGCTGGCGCATCAGCCCGAGCTGCCGCCCGCCCCGCCGCCCGGATTCCCCGCCAAGCCGGAGATGCTCTTCGATCCCCTGGCGGCCGCCTTCGTCGACCCGGCCTGGCAGCTCCTCATGGTCATCGCGGGCAGCGTCGGTGCCCTCGCGGTCTTCGGCGAGTACACGACAGGGCTGATCCGCACCACCTTCGCCGCCGTCCCCGCACGTCATGCGGTGATGACGGCCAAGGCGATCGTCATGGCGGCGGTCATGCTCGCCCTCGGAACGTCCGTCGCGGGCACGTCGTTCGGCGTGACCCAGGCGATCCTGCAGGACCACCACGGCATGTCCTTCGGCGACCCCGGGGCCCTGCGGGCCGTCGCCGCGTCGGCACTGCTCGCCCCGCTGTGTGCCCTCGCCGGCATGGCTCTCGGCGCCCTCATCCGGCACGCTGCGGGCACCGTCGTGGCGGTCGTCGGCGTACTCCTGATGTTGCCGATGCTCTTCATGGGCGAGACCTACCGGTGGGTCAAGGAGATCGGCAACGCGATGCCGCTCACTGCATGGCAGGCCTTGGTCCAGAACCCCGCGCGGGACTACACCGTGGACAAGTACCCGGTTTCGGTGGCCGAGGGGTGGACGGTGTTCGGGGCATGGTCGCTCGTCGCGGCGTTCATCACCGTGGCTGTCGCGCACCGCCGCGATGTGTGA
- a CDS encoding ABC transporter ATP-binding protein: protein MIEVNELTKRYGATTAVDGLTFTVRPGHVTGFLGPNGAGKSTTLRTILGLNAPTSGTVTVDGRPFRGRPRGLRHVGALLDAHDVHGGRSARAHLSAIAHSNGLPRSRVAEVLEEVGLSAAAQRRIGGFSLGMKQRLGIAAALLGDPPVLLFDEPLNGLDPEGVLWVRGLFRRLAAEGRTVLVSSHLMREMEHTAEQLIVIGRGELIAAESLAEFAARGTRRSVSVRTPDIAGLTSVLAAEGAAVRQEADGSCTVTGLDADRIGELAFHHRVLLHELAPRSASLEEAFMGLTAAGVEYSAGEAR from the coding sequence GTGATCGAAGTCAACGAACTGACGAAGCGTTACGGTGCCACCACCGCCGTCGACGGCCTGACCTTCACCGTCCGACCCGGCCACGTCACCGGGTTCCTCGGCCCGAACGGCGCCGGCAAATCCACGACACTGCGGACGATTCTCGGCCTCAACGCCCCCACCAGCGGCACCGTCACCGTCGACGGGCGGCCGTTCCGTGGACGGCCGCGCGGGCTGCGGCACGTCGGGGCACTGCTCGACGCCCATGACGTGCACGGCGGACGCAGCGCCCGGGCGCATCTGTCGGCTATCGCCCACAGCAACGGGCTGCCACGGAGCAGGGTGGCGGAGGTCCTGGAGGAGGTGGGGCTGTCCGCTGCCGCCCAGCGCCGCATCGGAGGATTCTCCCTGGGAATGAAACAGCGGCTCGGCATCGCCGCCGCGCTGCTCGGGGACCCACCCGTCCTGCTGTTCGACGAGCCGCTCAACGGGCTGGACCCGGAGGGCGTGCTCTGGGTGCGCGGCCTGTTCCGGAGGCTGGCCGCCGAGGGCCGCACGGTACTGGTCTCCAGCCATCTGATGCGCGAGATGGAGCACACGGCAGAGCAGCTGATCGTGATCGGCCGGGGCGAGCTGATCGCCGCGGAGAGCCTGGCCGAATTCGCCGCCCGCGGCACCCGGCGGAGCGTCAGCGTCCGCACGCCCGACATCGCCGGGCTGACCTCCGTCCTCGCCGCGGAAGGGGCGGCCGTCCGCCAGGAGGCCGACGGCTCGTGCACGGTGACCGGCCTGGACGCGGACCGTATCGGTGAACTCGCCTTCCACCACCGCGTCCTGCTGCACGAACTCGCCCCTCGATCCGCCTCCCTGGAAGAGGCCTTCATGGGACTCACCGCCGCCGGCGTCGAATACAGCGCAGGAGAAGCACGATGA